AGCCGTCAGCACCGGCTTCAGGGTGTCCAGTTCGGCCTTGATTCCCTTGGTCTCGCCGGAGTAATCGCCCATGGCCGCCTTGACCGCACCGCAGCTTGAATGGCCCATAACCAGCAGAATCCTGGTGGGCAGGTGCAGGACCCCGTAATCCACCGAACCCTCGGAGTTGACGATCTGGTTGCCGATATTGCGGATGATAAAGATCTTGTTATACGGGTCCATGCCGAATAACGGGGTCTGCACCCGGGAGTCGGCGCAGGTGATCACGGTCAGGTTCGGGGTCTGTCCCTCCTGGTAGGCATCAAAATAATGGCTGTCGTGGTGGCCCCGGAACTGGTCGTTGCCGCTGATCACCGCCTTGATGGTTTCGCTCGAATTCATCTGCTTGGCCGTGGTGCCGCCGTGCCCGCCGCCGTGTTCTCCGCCGGAGGCAAAGGCGGCCGGCGTCATGGCCAGCAAGGCGGCCAGGCCCAGACCCACAATTCCTTTCAGGTACGATTTCTTGCTCATCGGGTGTCTCCTTTGTCTAAAGGATGAAATTAAAGCGCAAGCCCATTCCCGTCCGGGAGGTGCCGCGGTCTCCTGCCGGGCATTGAGCCGGATGCGGGGGAATACGAGGGGGCCGAGTGAATGACCATTCAGCGATCCAACCAAACATAGAATAGGAACCCGGCCGGTGTCAAGTCGAAAAAAGGTGACCGGCCCCGGGGTTATCGGTGAGCTTACGGGGTGGGCGACGATATTGGGGACAGGGGTGCGCCCACTTCGATGCGGGCGACCTCCATGGTGGTGCAATCCAGGACCGCGAAACAGGGCTGGCCGTCCTTGCCGAGCAACTCGCCGGGGTTGACCAGCAAACTGGTGCCGATTTTCTCCACCCGGTAGATATGGTTATGGCCGCAGCAGACCACGTCGAACAGCCCCTGGGCCGCCAGGCCGCGGGCGACCTGGGGATAATGGTGAAAGGCGATTTTTTTACCGCCCGCCTCGACCACCCCCATCACCCCGTGGTGGTTGATCCCAGGGAAACGGGTGCCGCATTCCTGGGAAATGAGGTGCTGGTCGCCGACATTGTTGCCGTAGATCAGATGGACCGCACCGCCGAACCCGGCCAGTTCGGGAAGCATGAACGGCGAGATCAGGTCGCCGCAATGGATCAGCACATTGAT
This genomic interval from Desulfobacterales bacterium contains the following:
- a CDS encoding YfcE family phosphodiesterase, whose protein sequence is MKIAILSDTHDYIPNLTAAVVYCNAYSINVLIHCGDLISPFMLPELAGFGGAVHLIYGNNVGDQHLISQECGTRFPGINHHGVMGVVEAGGKKIAFHHYPQVARGLAAQGLFDVVCCGHNHIYRVEKIGTSLLVNPGELLGKDGQPCFAVLDCTTMEVARIEVGAPLSPISSPTP